The Prunus persica cultivar Lovell chromosome G8, Prunus_persica_NCBIv2, whole genome shotgun sequence genome includes a region encoding these proteins:
- the LOC18766329 gene encoding expansin-A20 — MGGTLQATLLYLVLYLVLLHVCRCSNIVVSQDEEWKTATATYSKETDGSIITEGACGYGDLHKISYGKHSAGLSGILFNKGSICGACYELRCVDHILWCLLGSPSVTLTATDFCPPNYGLSKDYGGWCNFPKEHFEMSEAAFAEIAKRKADIVPVQYRRVKCERSGGLRFMMSGSSHFYQVLITNVGSDGEILAVKVKGSRTGWIPMARNWGQNWQSNVNLKGQPLSFEVTISSGRTLTSYNVAPANWQFGQTFEGKQF; from the exons ATGGGAGGAACCCTTCAAGCTACACTTCTCTACTTGGTTCTCTACTTGGTTCTTTTGCATGTATGCAGGTGCAGCAACATTGTTGTTTCGCAAGATGAAGAATGGAAGACTGCTACTGCAACATATTCCAAAGAAACAGATGGGTCTATTATTACTG AAGGTGCTTGTGGTTATGGGGACCTTCACAAGATTAGCTATGGCAAACACAGTGCTGGGTTGAGTGGCATTTTATTCAACAAAGGGAGTATATGTGGGGCTTGTTATGAGTTGAGATGTGTTGACCACATCTTGTGGTGCCTGTTAGGGAGCCCCTCTGTTACTCTCACTGCTACAGATTTCTGCCCTCCAAATTATGGGCTTTCAAAAGATTATGGTGGTTGGTGCAATTTCCCTAAAGAACACTTTGAGATGTCAGAGGCAGCATTCGCTGAAATTGCAAAGAGAAAAGCTGATATTGTGCCAGTTCAGTATAGGAG GGTGAAGTGTGAGAGAAGTGGGGGGCTGAGATTCATGATGAGTGGAAGTTCTCACTTCTACCAAGTCTTGATTACAAATGTAGGTTCAGATGGGGAAATACTTGCTGTCAAGGTGAAGGGTTCGAGAACCGGTTGGATACCAATGGCCAGGAACTGGGGACAGAACTGGCAAAGCAATGTCAATCTTAAGGGGCAGCCTCTTTCCTTTGAGGTAACCATCAGTAGTGGAAGAACACTCACATCTTATAATGTTGCTCCAGCAAACTGGCAGTTTGGTCAGACATTTGAGGGGAAACAGTTCTAG